One window of Paenibacillus sp. JQZ6Y-1 genomic DNA carries:
- the gpmI gene encoding 2,3-bisphosphoglycerate-independent phosphoglycerate mutase gives MSVPKPVALIIMDGFGLRPEVEGNGVAQAKKPNYDRYLQQYPHTTLTACGEAVGLPEGQMGNSEVGHLNIGAGRIVYQDLTRISKSIRDGEYFHNEALVGAFENAKTNGKKLHLFTLLSDGGVHSHIDHLFATLEMAKKHDFHDVLIHVFLDGRDVAPDSGKGFMEQLVEKVNSIGVGKIATVQGRYYAMDRDKRWDRVEKAFRAIAYGEGPQFKDPLSVVTSSYKEEVYDEFVVPAVIVDAEGQPTGTVSSGDSVIFLNFRPDRAIQLSQAFTQHDFEGFERGDYPKELYYVCLTTYSATVVGHVAFGPKSLDNTLGEVLVQNGKKQLRIAETEKYPHVTFFFSGGRDVELEGETRILINSPKVATYDLQPEMSAREVADACIAEIEAERQDAIILNFANPDMVGHSGKLEPTIKAVETTDECVGRVVEAILAKGGVALITADHGNAETEIDEDGRPQTSHTTNPVPFIVTDKNVVLREGGILGDIAPTILDLLQIAKPDEMTGTSIISSRK, from the coding sequence ATGTCAGTTCCAAAACCGGTAGCATTAATCATCATGGACGGTTTCGGTCTGCGTCCGGAAGTCGAAGGCAACGGTGTTGCTCAGGCGAAAAAACCGAACTATGACCGTTACCTTCAACAATATCCGCATACGACGCTGACAGCTTGCGGCGAAGCCGTAGGTCTGCCAGAAGGTCAAATGGGGAACTCGGAAGTTGGCCACCTGAATATCGGCGCAGGCCGTATCGTATATCAGGATTTGACCCGCATTTCCAAATCGATTCGTGACGGCGAGTACTTCCACAACGAAGCACTGGTCGGCGCATTCGAAAATGCCAAAACAAACGGCAAAAAGCTGCACCTATTCACGCTGCTGTCTGACGGCGGTGTACACAGTCATATCGACCACCTGTTTGCAACGCTAGAAATGGCGAAAAAACATGACTTTCATGATGTGCTGATCCACGTATTCTTGGACGGTCGCGACGTAGCGCCGGACAGTGGTAAAGGCTTCATGGAGCAACTGGTTGAGAAAGTTAACAGCATCGGTGTCGGCAAAATCGCTACCGTACAAGGACGCTATTACGCCATGGACCGCGACAAACGTTGGGATCGTGTCGAAAAAGCATTCCGTGCCATTGCTTACGGCGAAGGTCCTCAATTCAAGGACCCGCTGAGTGTGGTAACTTCTTCCTACAAAGAAGAAGTGTACGATGAGTTTGTTGTACCAGCTGTTATCGTAGATGCTGAGGGTCAACCGACCGGTACGGTAAGCAGTGGAGATTCTGTCATCTTCCTGAACTTCCGTCCTGACCGTGCGATCCAGCTGTCCCAAGCATTTACACAGCACGACTTTGAAGGCTTCGAGCGCGGTGACTATCCGAAGGAGCTGTACTATGTATGTCTTACCACATACAGTGCAACCGTCGTAGGTCATGTTGCTTTTGGACCGAAAAGTCTGGACAATACGCTGGGCGAAGTACTCGTTCAAAACGGTAAAAAGCAATTGCGTATTGCCGAAACTGAGAAATACCCACACGTTACCTTCTTCTTCAGTGGCGGTCGTGATGTAGAACTGGAAGGCGAGACTCGTATTCTGATCAACTCGCCAAAAGTAGCTACCTATGATTTGCAACCAGAGATGAGTGCGCGTGAAGTGGCGGATGCTTGTATCGCCGAGATCGAAGCGGAACGTCAGGATGCGATCATCCTGAACTTTGCCAACCCGGATATGGTTGGTCACTCTGGTAAGCTGGAGCCGACGATCAAAGCCGTTGAGACGACAGACGAATGTGTCGGTCGTGTCGTGGAAGCGATTCTTGCCAAAGGCGGCGTAGCGCTGATTACTGCCGATCATGGTAACGCTGAAACAGAAATCGACGAAGATGGCCGTCCACAAACCTCGCATACAACAAACCCAGTTCCGTTTATCGTAACGGACAAGAATGTTGTACTGCGTGAAGGCGGTATTCTGGGTGATATTGCACCAACGATCCTTGATCTGCTGCAAATTGCAAAACCAGACGAAATGACCGGTACATCGATCATTTCTAGCCGTAAGTAA
- the tpiA gene encoding triose-phosphate isomerase produces MRTPIIAGNWKMFKTVPEAKAFIEDIKGKAEVEGVESVICAPFTNLPALVEAVKGTSIKIGAQNLHFEDNGAFTGEISGVMLKDLGVDYVIIGHSERRQYFGETDEIVNKKVLAAFRHDLTPIVCVGEKLEERESDQTKDVCKVQTEGAFAGLSEEQAKATVIAYEPIWAIGTGKSSTSADANEVISYIRGVVKDLYNEEVANAVRIQYGGSVKPENVKEYMGQSDIDGALVGGASLQPESYIQLVEGAK; encoded by the coding sequence GGAAAATGTTTAAAACCGTTCCAGAAGCGAAAGCATTCATCGAAGATATCAAAGGCAAAGCAGAAGTGGAAGGCGTAGAGAGCGTAATCTGTGCACCATTCACCAACCTGCCAGCTCTGGTAGAAGCGGTAAAAGGCACTTCTATCAAAATCGGCGCGCAAAACCTTCACTTTGAAGACAATGGCGCATTCACTGGCGAGATCAGCGGCGTTATGCTGAAAGATCTCGGCGTGGACTATGTAATCATCGGTCACTCCGAGCGTCGTCAATATTTTGGCGAAACCGACGAGATCGTAAACAAAAAAGTACTTGCTGCATTCCGTCATGACCTGACGCCAATCGTCTGCGTAGGCGAAAAGCTGGAAGAGCGCGAAAGCGATCAAACCAAGGATGTATGTAAAGTACAAACCGAAGGCGCATTTGCTGGTCTGAGCGAAGAGCAAGCAAAAGCAACCGTTATCGCTTACGAGCCAATCTGGGCAATCGGAACGGGCAAATCTTCCACTTCCGCTGATGCGAATGAAGTTATTTCCTACATTCGTGGCGTTGTGAAAGACCTGTACAACGAAGAAGTGGCAAACGCAGTTCGTATTCAATACGGCGGTAGCGTGAAGCCTGAGAACGTGAAGGAGTACATGGGACAAAGCGATATTGACGGAGCACTCGTCGGCGGCGCAAGTCTTCAGCCTGAGTCTTACATTCAGCTGGTTGAGGGGGCGAAGTAA